The stretch of DNA GGAGGCTGTGGGCATCGGTCACATGCCATTCCATAGCAGACGGGGAAATGGGTCAGATTGCTGGGCTAAGTTTAGCCAGGTCTGGGTAGCAGCGCAATGGGTAGAGTGGGGAAGGGGTGAGGACGGTGAGGGGGTGAGGCAGGTGAGGGGGTGAGGACAATGAGGGAGTGAGGAAGGTGGAGATAGAGTAATTCAAAATTCAAAATTGTCACTACTCACTACCCACCTACCCGCTACCCGCCTACCCATCCACCCATCCACTCATCCACCCCCTACTCCCCGACTGCCGCCAGGACCGTACGAATCGCCTCAACCAACCGCTCGACCTGGGTCGGCTCAATCCAGTAGTGGGTGACGGCTCGCAGGGTGCGGTGGCCGTAGCCGCCTATATACAAACCATAGTCAGCGCGTAGGGTCTTGATCAGGTGCTCGGGAGAGATCGCTACGTCCTGGGCCAGCTCAAAAAACACCATATTGGTTTCGACCGCCGCCGGGTCAATCTCAATACCGGGAATGGTGGCTAACCCCTGGGCCAGGGCCTGGGCATTGTCGTGGTCGGTCTGGAGGCGCTGGGTCATGGTTTTGAGGGCGAGAATGCCCGCCGCCGCCAGCACTCCCGCCTGGCGCATGCCGCCGCCGAGCAGCTTGCGGTGGCGGCGAGCCCGGTGAATGAAGGCCTGGCTGCCCACCAGCACCGACCCCACCGGGGCGCACAGTCCTTTGCTCAGGCACACGCTCACCGAGTCGACGTGGGCGGTAATGGCGGTGGGGTCTACCCCGAGGGCCGTGGTGGCGTTGAACAGTCGCGCCCCGTCTAGATGAACGCTGAGGTGATGCGCCTGGGCCAGGGTGCTGATGGATTCAAAATAGTCGGGGGCGATCGCCGCGCCGTTGTTACCGCCGGAGCTGTTTTCGAGCAAAATCAGGCGGCTTTGGGGCAGGTGGGGGTTGTCCACGCGAATCGCGGCTTTGATCGCCTCTAGGGCCATGCGGCCCCGGTTGTCGGTGGGCAGCGGGCGAGGGGTGATGCCGCCCAGCACGGCAATGCCCCCGGCCTCCCAGCAAAAGGTGTGGGCATCTTCCCCCAGAATGGCCTCGTCGCCGCGCTGGGCGTGGGTTAGGGCGGCAATCAGGTTGCCCTGGGTGCCGCTGGAAACGAACAGCCCTGCCTCCTTACCCAGCAGATGGGCGGCCAGGGTTTCCAATTCGTTGACGGTGGGGTCTTCGCCGTAGACGTCATCGCCCAATTCGGCGGTAGCCATGGCCTCCTGCATGGCGGGGGTGGGCCAGGTGACGGTGTCGGAGCGAAAGTCGGTGGAGGGGTGGATGGTGGCCATTGGGGAGGGTGGTGGGTGGTGGGGTAGATGAGTGGGTGGGTGGGCGGGTAGGTGAGTGGGTGAGGGTGTAGAGGCAGGGCAGGTTTTTGCCGGGTGAGGATGAAGGGGGGGAATCGCGAGCCGTATCCCCTCGATGATTTACTATATCTAGTTCATGATTGGCTGTTGCGGGGCGATCGCATCGTATGTTCAGGCCGCGATTGCTGTGTCCAGGCGGTAACATGCCGCTGCGGGCGGGGCTAACGCTTAGTCTTCTGGCGGCAATAATTCAATCACGCGAGCGGGGCTGACGAAGGACATGCCCTGCTGGGAGGCGGAGCTAATCATCACCGCTTCGATCACCGGATCGCTGACGGGGGCGGCCGACTGCCACTCGACGATAAAGTTGGCTCCCACGCCGCCGCTGACATTGCCACGGTCGATGACGACCTCCGTGGAGGCCAGCGGACCTAGCTGAATCGGCTGGTCGAGGTAGGCGACAACCCGATCGCCCCCAGAATTGTAGTAGTCGAGGGCGGTAATTGCGATCGGCTGGTCGCGATCGGTGTTGCGCAGGCTGAGGGTAACGGTGAGCTGAAAGGTGCGGTTCTGGTCAGCATCAAAAATTTCGGTGTAGACCGGCACGTAGAGGGTTTGCCCTTGCACCGCCGCCGCCAGGGCATCGGCGGCCAGCACCGTCACACCGGGGCGGCCTGCAAACTGCTGCTGCGTTGAGAGGTTGGGGGCAGGGCTATTGGTCGGAGCCTGAGCCGCGCAGGCCGACAGCATTCCCAGTGCTACGCCCAGCAGCGTCACCTTCTTCAGACTCGCCATCGGATCACCTCTGAGCGGTTAGGGCAGCAGAACGGGTCAAGCCAACTGTAGCGCTTTCCTTCAGCTGCGAAACAGCCGGGTGTAGAGGGCCTCGTGCTGTATGGTGGCCAGCGAGGTGCCCCAGCTGCTGAGGTAGATCTCGTCGAGCGATTCGGTGGCGAGGGCGCGATCGCAG from Leptolyngbya sp. KIOST-1 encodes:
- the ltaE gene encoding low-specificity L-threonine aldolase yields the protein MATIHPSTDFRSDTVTWPTPAMQEAMATAELGDDVYGEDPTVNELETLAAHLLGKEAGLFVSSGTQGNLIAALTHAQRGDEAILGEDAHTFCWEAGGIAVLGGITPRPLPTDNRGRMALEAIKAAIRVDNPHLPQSRLILLENSSGGNNGAAIAPDYFESISTLAQAHHLSVHLDGARLFNATTALGVDPTAITAHVDSVSVCLSKGLCAPVGSVLVGSQAFIHRARRHRKLLGGGMRQAGVLAAAGILALKTMTQRLQTDHDNAQALAQGLATIPGIEIDPAAVETNMVFFELAQDVAISPEHLIKTLRADYGLYIGGYGHRTLRAVTHYWIEPTQVERLVEAIRTVLAAVGE
- a CDS encoding DUF3124 domain-containing protein: MASLKKVTLLGVALGMLSACAAQAPTNSPAPNLSTQQQFAGRPGVTVLAADALAAAVQGQTLYVPVYTEIFDADQNRTFQLTVTLSLRNTDRDQPIAITALDYYNSGGDRVVAYLDQPIQLGPLASTEVVIDRGNVSGGVGANFIVEWQSAAPVSDPVIEAVMISSASQQGMSFVSPARVIELLPPED